In Procambarus clarkii isolate CNS0578487 chromosome 6, FALCON_Pclarkii_2.0, whole genome shotgun sequence, one DNA window encodes the following:
- the LOC138355755 gene encoding zonadhesin-like → MVPQVYTMVPQVYTKVSQVYTMVPQVYTMVPQVYTKVPQVYTMVPQVYTMVPQVYTKVSQVYTMVPQVYTKVSQVYTKVPQVYTMVPQVYTMVPQVYTMVPQVYTKVPQVYTMVPQVYTMVPQVYTKVSQVYTKVPQVYTMVSQVYTMVPQVYTKVSQVYTMVPQVYTMVPQVYTKVPQVYTMVPQVYTMVPQVYTMVPQVYTKVSQVYTMVPQVYTKVSQVYTKIGVHHLRKLGLLCAS, encoded by the coding sequence ATGGTGCCTCAGGTGTACACAATGGTGCCTCAGGTGTACACAAAGGTGTCTCAGGTGTACACAATGGTGCCTCAGGTGTACACAATGGTGCCTCAGGTGTACACAAAGGTGCCTCAGGTGTACACAATGGTGCCTCAGGTGTACACAATGGTGCCTCAGGTGTACACAAAGGTGTCTCAGGTGTACACAATGGTGCCTCAGGTGTACACAAAGGTGTCTCAGGTGTACACAAAGGTGCCTCAGGTGTACACAATGGTGCCTCAGGTGTACACAATGGTGCCTCAGGTGTACACAATGGTGCCTCAGGTGTACACAAAGGTGCCTCAGGTGTACACAATGGTGCCTCAGGTGTACACAATGGTGCCTCAGGTGTACACAAAGGTGTCTCAGGTGTACACAAAGGTGCCTCAGGTGTACACAATGGTGTCTCAGGTGTACACAATGGTGCCTCAGGTGTACACAAAGGTGTCTCAGGTGTACACAATGGTGCCTCAGGTGTACACAATGGTGCCTCAGGTGTACACAAAGGTGCCTCAGGTGTACACAATGGTGCCTCAGGTGTACACAATGGTGCCTCAGGTGTACACAATGGTGCCTCAGGTGTACACAAAGGTGTCTCAGGTGTACACAATGGTGCCTCAGGTGTACACAAAGGTGTCTCAGGTGTACACAAAGATAGGGGTACACCATCTTCGTAAACTAGGTTTACTTTGTGCTTCTTGA